A single Triticum dicoccoides isolate Atlit2015 ecotype Zavitan chromosome 2A, WEW_v2.0, whole genome shotgun sequence DNA region contains:
- the LOC119352836 gene encoding receptor kinase-like protein Xa21 has translation MSLHHMMTLVVLLFFSLMRSSSHALPVSSPAADELALLAFKSMLFSDGGSPALSSWNTSSHFCRWPGVACSREKVIALRLGSYSLFGHISPHLGNLSALTELDLGGNRLVGDIPPELGRLSRLRSLNLGANYLTGAIPAAIAAGCANLTSLVLGPNGLRGTIPAQIGTTLKKLTLLDLHRNNLTGNIPPALAELRAMRVLSLSYNHLSGEIPAALGNLTSLQELHLHHNGLSGAIPSSLGLPPNMSYFNLEFNQLTGPIPASIWNLSSLVFFSVMYNMLSGTIPPAAFAAMPHLHHIQINNNQLHGPFPVSIANASNISLVQLDGNLFTGIVHPDIGRLQKLYILLLDNNLFEAHEPRDWEFISELTNCSQLRVLGLGGNKFGGVLPDSLSNLSTSLYKLQLGSNKITGNIPEGISNLVNLNHLDMSLNFLTGSLPSSLGRLQNLARLYVFGNNLSGPVPSTIGDATELTDLRLDMNAFSGRIPSTLGKLAKLSSLGLSANSFIGPIPTTLFSIQTLSKILDVSHNNLEGPIPQEIGNLKNLAELHLESNRLSGEIPAILGECRLLQSLYLQNNSLNGSIPSTLNQLKGLETLDMSSNNLSGQIPGFLGNISMLQHLNLSFNGFVGQVPTFGVFTNATAISIKGNVKLCGGIPTLHLPPCSSKPPKRKHKHLVVPIVLSLIATLVVLALLYMLSMLHKKNRAKPLSSTAMQSHARQWLSYSHLDLVNATDGFSATNFLGAGSFGVVYKGEFNGTFCAVKVLKLQTPKALESFAAECEALRNMRHRNLVKILTICSSIDTRGSDFKAIVYEFMPNGSLAGWLHPEQSERKQLNLRLRVTILLDVACALDYLHCHGHSPVVHCDVKPSNVLLDAEMVAHVGDFGLATFLIGQYSPHRRFPVEGNSSLQQPRSSMGLTGTINSSVQQSTSSIGLRGTIGYAAPEYGFGHIEPSTNGDIYSYGILVLETVTGKRPTDTIFRRGLRLREYVERALDHSMMDVIDKRLEDELQTADDISRKKKVEGLMWLLRLGLRCSQEMPLSRMRSRDIVNHLRVIIESLP, from the exons ATGTCTCTTCATCACATGATGACGTTGGTGgtgttgctcttcttctccttgatgCGCTCAAGCTCCCATGCTCTGCCAGTGTCGAGCCCGGCGGCCGACGAGCTCGCGCTCCTCGCCTTCAAGTCCATGCTGTTCTCCGACGGCGGTTCGCCGGCGTTGTCGTCGTGGAACACGTCGAGCCACTTCTGCCGCTGGCCAGGCGTTGCTTGCAGCCGCGAGAAGGTCATCGCGCTGCGCCTGGGCTCGTACAGCCTCTTCGGCCACATCTCGCCGCACCTGGGCAATCTGTCCGCCCTCACGGAGCTGGACCTCGGCGGAAACCGGCTCGTCGGCGACATACCGCCGGAGCTCGGCCGCCTCAGCCGTCTCCGCTCCCTCAACCTGGGCGCCAACTACCTCACTGGAGCCATCCCCGCGGCCATTGCAGCGGGGTGCGCCAACCTCACCTCGCTCGTCCTGGGACCCAACGGCCTCCGAGGTACGATCCCCGCCCAGATCGGCACCACCTTGAAAAAGCTCACCCTGTTGGACCTCCACCGGAACAACCTCACGGGGAACATCCCTCCTGCACTGGCGGAGCTGCGCGCCATGCGGGTTCTGTCTCTCTCCTACAACCACCTGTCCGGCGAGATCCCGGCGGCGCTGGGCAACCTCACCAGCCTCCAGGAGCTCCACCTCCATCACAACGGCCTCTCCGGAGCCATCCCATCGTCTCTCGGGCTGCCGCCCAACATGTCGTATTTCAACCTCGAGTTCAACCAGTTAACCGGGCCGATCCCTGCCTCCATTTGGAACCTTTCctctctcgttttcttctccgtcaTGTACAACATGCTGAGCGGCACGATACCTCCCGCCGCGTTCGCCGCGATGCCCCATCTCCACCACATACAGATCAACAACAACCAGCTCCACGGCCCTTTCCCGGTGTCCATAGCAAATGCTTCCAACATTTCCCTGGTTCAGCTCGACGGCAACCTTTTCACCGGTATCGTCCACCCTGATATCGGCAGGTTACAAAAACTATATATTCTTCTTCTCGACAACAATCTCTTTGAGGCTCATGAGCCAAGAGACTGGGAGTTCATATCGGAATTAACAAATTGCTCCCAGTTGCGAGTGCTGGGGTTAGGTGGTAATAAGTTTGGAGGTGTCCTTCCTGATTCACTCTCCAACCTTTCCACTTCACTGTATAAGCTCCAACTTGGGTCCAACAAGATCACAGGAAACATTCCAGAGGGTATTAGTAACCTCGTCAACTTAAACCATCTCGACATGTCGCTAAATTTCCTCACGGGAAGTCTCCCCTCATCTTTGGGAAGGCTTCAAAATTTGGCTCGTCTCTATGTCTTTGGAAACAATTTGAGCGGGCCCGTCCCGTCAACCATAGGAGATGCCACTGAACTAACTGATTTGCGGCTCGACATGAACGCGTTCAGTGGTAGAATACCAAGCACACTTGGAAAGCTTGCAAAGCTCTCGTCACTAGGCCTTTCAGCTAATAGCTTCATTGGTCCCATACCCACCACATTATTCAGCATCCAAACACTCTCTAAAATACTTGATGTGTCACATAATAACCTAGAGGGACCGATACCACAAGAAATTGGAAATCTGAAAAATCTAGCAGAATTGCATTTAGAGTCAAATAGATTATCTGGTGAAATCCCAGCCATCCTAGGTGAATGTCGACTTCTACAGAGTCTTTATCTGCAAAACAACTCCTTGAATGGTAGCATCCCATCAACCCTGAATCAACTGAAGGGTCTTGAAACTCTTGACATGTCAAGCAACAACCTGtcgggccagatacccggcttccttGGCAACATTAGCATGCTCCAACATCTAAACCTTTCGTTTAACGGGTTTGTCGGACAGGTGCCGACTTTTGGTGTCTTCACAAATGCTACTGCAATCTCAATCAAAGGCAACGTCAAACTTTGTGGTGGAATACCTACTTTACATTTGCCTCCTTGTTCTTCTAAACCACCAAAGAGGAAACACAAACATTTAGTGGTTCCTATTGTTCTCTCTCTCATTGCAACACTAGTCGTGCTTGCATTGCTCTACATGCTTAGCATGCTGcacaagaaaaacagagcaaagccCCTTTCATCTACAGCCATGCAAAGCCACGCACGGCAATGGCTATCTTATTCACATCTGGATCTGGTAAACGCAACCGATGGGTTTTCAGCAACCAACTTTTTGGGTGCTGGATCATTTGGGGTTGTGTACAAGGGGGAGTTCAATGGCACTTTTTGTGCTGTGAAGGTATTGAAACTTCAAACTCCCAAGGCACTCGAGAGTTTCGCCGCCGAATGTGAAGCACTAAGAAACATGCGGCACCGTAATCTTGTAAAGATACTTACCATCTGCTCAAGCATCGATACTAGAGGGTCTGATTTCAAAGCAATTGTGTATGAGTTCATGCCCAATGGTAGCCTAGCTGGGTGGCTGCATCCTGAGCAATCAGAGCGGAAGCAACTGAACCTCCGTCTTAGAGTGACCATACTACTTGATGTGGCTTGTGCGCTGGACTATCTTCATTGCCATGGCCACTCACCTGTCGTACATTGTGATGTTAAGCCAAGTAATGTGCTCCTAGATGCTGAGATGGTAGCCCACGTTGGAGATTTTGGACTTGCAACTTTTCTTATTGGACAATATAGCCCACATCGGAGATTTCCTGTTGAGGGGAACTCATCTCTACAACAACCAAGGAGCTCCATGGGACTTACAGGAACAATAAACTCGTCTGTCCAACAGTCAACAAGCTCGATAGGACTTAGGGGAACAATTGGTTATGCTGCACCAG AATATGGGTTTGGGCACATAGAACCGTCAACAAATGGAGACATTTACAGTTATGGGATTCTTGTTTTAGAAACTGTAACCGGGAAGAGGCCCACAGACACTATATTCAGACGAGGACTGAGGCTCCGTGAATATGTTGAGCGAGCTCTGGATCATAGCATGATGGATGTTATCGACAAGCGACTGGAAGATGAGCTCCAGACCGCGGATGATATTTCGAGGAAGAAAAAGGTGGAGGGGTTGATGTGGCTACTCAGACTGGGGCTACGCTGCTCTCAGGAAATGCCATTGAGCAGAATGCGATCGAGAGATATCGTCAACCACTTGCGTGTCATCATAGAATCCCTTCCATAG